The following coding sequences lie in one Zingiber officinale cultivar Zhangliang chromosome 2B, Zo_v1.1, whole genome shotgun sequence genomic window:
- the LOC122048849 gene encoding uncharacterized protein LOC122048849 yields MVAQPTHWQPTKKPTMCRSRGLAAGAAAGWRPAQPRAGGRRSRGLAAGAAAGWRPAQPRAGGRRSRGLAGLAVAAAAAGWRSPQQPRAGGRRSSRGLAVAAAAAGWRPSQPPRAGGHRSCYPWAGAHHSRGLAAASAAIYGLAVGTAAR; encoded by the coding sequence ATGGTCGCCCAACCTACGCACTGGCAGCCGACAAAGAAGCCAACCATGTGCCGTAGCCGCGGGTTAGCGGCCGGCGCAGCTGCGGGCTGGCGGCCGGCGCAGCCGCGGGCTGGCGGCCGGCGCAGCCGCGGGCTGGCGGCCGGCGCAGCCGCGGGCTGGCGGCCGGCGCAGCCGCGGGCTGGCGGCCGGCGCAGCCGCGGGCTGGCGGGGCTGGCGGTCGCCGCAGCAGCCGCGGGCTGGCGGTCGCCGCAGCAGCCGCGGGCTGGCGGTCGCCGCAGCAGCCGCGGGCTGGCGGTCGCCGCAGCAGCCGCGGGCTGGCGGCCGTCGCAGCCGCCGCGGGCTGGCGGCCACCGCAGCTGCTATCCATGGGCTGGCGCCCACCACAGCCGCGGGCTGGCGGCCGCCTCTGCCGCTATCTACGGGCTGGCGGTCGGCACAGCCGCCCGATGA